A genomic window from Chloroflexota bacterium includes:
- the scpB gene encoding SMC-Scp complex subunit ScpB, with protein sequence MTDAVEQAKPLPVLLESLLFVAEGPVTIDSLANALSVESVQVEEALTQLKELYAGRGIRLQRVRERVQLVTSPDCAAVIEKFLGVSVSGHLSAAALETLAIIAYRQPVTRPAIEAVRGVNCDGVLHSLLARGLIEEAGRQETAGRPILYTTTFEFLQNFGLRGVDDLPPLEQAAEQVLADAVEHANAAAQHVSERIK encoded by the coding sequence ATGACGGACGCGGTAGAGCAAGCCAAACCATTGCCTGTTCTGCTCGAAAGTTTGTTGTTTGTCGCCGAGGGACCGGTGACGATTGATTCGCTCGCGAATGCGTTGAGCGTCGAGTCAGTCCAAGTCGAAGAGGCGCTGACGCAACTGAAAGAGTTGTACGCGGGGCGCGGAATTCGTTTGCAACGCGTGCGCGAGCGTGTGCAGTTGGTCACATCGCCGGACTGCGCGGCAGTCATCGAAAAATTCCTGGGTGTGAGTGTGTCGGGGCATCTCTCCGCCGCCGCGCTCGAAACACTCGCGATCATTGCGTATCGCCAGCCGGTCACGCGTCCCGCCATCGAAGCGGTGCGCGGCGTGAATTGCGACGGCGTGTTGCACTCGTTGCTTGCGCGTGGCTTGATCGAAGAAGCGGGGCGGCAGGAAACCGCCGGGCGTCCGATTCTCTATACGACGACGTTCGAGTTCTTGCAGAACTTTGGCTTGCGCGGCGTGGACGATTTGCCGCCGCTCGAACAAGCCGCCGAGCAAGTGCTCGCCGATGCGGTCGAACATGCAAATGCAGCCGCGCAACACGTGTCGGAGAGAATAAAATGA
- a CDS encoding YfhO family protein, with translation MIRQIKSDWLAFLLLAGLPLAIFAPAALRQAVFFFGDISLFFLPTHLAYADALKQLRLPLWDPRMFAGFPLFAEGQIAALYPTHPLLYGLLPIDIATNYDILLHLGWVAIGTYLFARALNLQRPSAFLGGLAFGLGGFFVARMQHMSVLATASWLPWLLWTWERAEHAPNLGARVRWLALMTLFSGFQLFGGHPQFAFLSAILVGLYALINWQRDNSPSPAKRGRAGVGAVLRYFDPLRAIPAVIAFSLGAGMAAVQLMPTFELGGFSDRAAGLLPKFFNAFSLRPIHYAMLFHPFIQGNPYPNVSVEVIGYIGLLPVVLAMLAPVLRRERRVIFFALIALTALFLGLGDQNIFYRALRYLPLFNYFRVPSRFFFWYSFAAAMLAAFAFDALLVRAKITARVTRGQVIALTIAALGIALVAGLMPALPLDAWLGAWVWLPVIFALISVWVLLGARRGLFTRTTLVALTLGITAIDLGLFASVYSKTYDATTSVQDFSAAPPAASIVKNGLGQDGRVLTSLWIYPVFSTMRESLYPNISMTYDVPNAISYTPLIPQRTGEYLESISAPMVNLLNVRYYILPQLLPTDPKTEGNDLNNDFGVQVVLNDATFPAVPTTKIKLMSSIAQSVDYPTGTPVARVQVMCQDGMRTFTLRAGDHTAEWAYDRTDVLKVIKHARPAIATTYPARSAFPTESHDGHTFLAEFDLTREGNACDATSIYAFPLIPYGLIRIERVLLVTSEGREISLAHLQGQSDYALIYRSNYVAIYENYDALPRAFLVHHARVADDKTALKEMSRATFQPRETLILSDGAPLDAGGAQTANESARIVENKPERVVVTARVETDAYLLLTDSWYPGWIARVDGFPTPIQRADYIFRAVRLAPGEHRIEFEYRPSSLYLGAGISAIALLIVIGAFVGSRRFSV, from the coding sequence ATGATTCGCCAAATCAAATCTGATTGGCTGGCATTTTTGCTACTTGCCGGTTTACCGCTCGCGATTTTTGCGCCCGCCGCTTTGCGTCAAGCCGTTTTCTTCTTCGGCGACATTTCGCTTTTTTTTCTACCTACGCACCTGGCGTATGCCGACGCGCTCAAGCAATTACGTTTGCCGTTGTGGGATCCGCGCATGTTCGCGGGGTTTCCACTGTTCGCCGAAGGACAAATCGCCGCGCTCTATCCCACGCACCCGCTTTTGTACGGACTGTTGCCGATTGATATCGCGACGAATTACGACATTCTGCTGCACCTGGGCTGGGTCGCGATTGGGACGTACCTATTCGCGCGCGCGCTGAACCTGCAACGTCCGAGTGCGTTTCTCGGCGGACTGGCGTTTGGGCTGGGCGGATTTTTCGTCGCGCGGATGCAACACATGAGCGTGCTCGCGACCGCATCGTGGTTGCCGTGGTTGTTGTGGACCTGGGAACGCGCGGAACACGCGCCGAACCTGGGCGCGCGTGTGCGGTGGCTCGCATTGATGACATTGTTCAGCGGGTTTCAACTTTTCGGCGGACATCCTCAGTTCGCATTTCTCAGCGCGATTCTCGTCGGACTGTACGCGCTCATCAATTGGCAACGCGATAACTCTCCCTCCCCCGCAAAGCGTGGGAGAGCTGGGGTGGGGGCTGTCCTGCGTTATTTCGATCCGCTGCGCGCGATTCCGGCGGTGATCGCGTTTTCGCTTGGCGCGGGCATGGCAGCAGTGCAGTTGATGCCAACGTTCGAGCTGGGCGGCTTTAGCGACCGCGCTGCCGGCTTGCTCCCGAAGTTTTTCAACGCGTTCTCGCTGCGTCCGATTCATTACGCGATGCTGTTTCATCCGTTCATCCAGGGCAATCCGTACCCCAACGTGTCGGTCGAAGTGATCGGCTACATCGGGTTGCTGCCCGTCGTACTCGCGATGCTTGCGCCCGTTTTGCGACGCGAACGCCGCGTGATTTTCTTCGCGCTCATCGCGTTGACCGCGCTGTTCCTGGGTCTGGGCGACCAGAACATTTTTTATCGCGCCTTGCGTTATCTGCCGTTGTTCAATTATTTCCGCGTGCCTTCGCGCTTTTTCTTCTGGTACAGTTTCGCCGCCGCGATGCTCGCGGCGTTCGCGTTCGATGCGCTGCTCGTCCGCGCGAAAATCACCGCGCGCGTGACGCGCGGGCAGGTGATCGCGCTGACGATTGCCGCGCTCGGCATCGCGCTTGTCGCGGGGTTGATGCCGGCATTACCGCTCGATGCTTGGCTGGGCGCATGGGTGTGGTTGCCGGTAATTTTCGCGCTCATCAGTGTGTGGGTTCTACTTGGCGCGCGACGCGGGTTATTCACGCGCACGACGCTCGTCGCGTTGACCCTAGGCATCACCGCGATAGACCTCGGCTTGTTCGCGTCGGTGTACTCGAAAACGTACGACGCGACGACATCGGTACAAGATTTTTCCGCCGCGCCGCCGGCGGCGTCCATCGTCAAGAATGGTTTGGGGCAAGACGGTCGCGTGCTGACGAGTTTGTGGATTTATCCGGTGTTCTCGACGATGCGCGAAAGTTTGTATCCGAACATTTCGATGACGTACGATGTGCCGAACGCGATTTCGTACACGCCGCTGATTCCGCAACGCACCGGCGAGTATCTCGAATCCATCAGCGCGCCGATGGTGAATCTGTTGAACGTGCGCTATTACATTTTGCCGCAACTGTTGCCGACGGATCCAAAGACCGAGGGCAACGATCTCAACAATGATTTCGGCGTCCAGGTTGTATTGAACGACGCGACGTTTCCCGCCGTGCCGACGACGAAAATCAAACTGATGTCGTCCATCGCGCAATCGGTGGACTATCCGACTGGCACGCCGGTCGCACGCGTGCAAGTGATGTGCCAGGACGGGATGCGTACGTTTACGCTGCGCGCCGGCGATCACACCGCCGAATGGGCTTACGACCGTACCGACGTTCTCAAAGTGATCAAGCACGCGCGCCCGGCGATTGCGACGACCTATCCCGCGCGTTCCGCGTTTCCAACCGAGTCGCATGATGGGCACACGTTCCTCGCCGAGTTCGATTTGACGCGCGAGGGCAACGCGTGCGATGCGACGAGTATCTATGCGTTTCCTTTGATTCCGTACGGGTTGATTCGCATCGAGCGCGTGTTGTTGGTGACGTCTGAAGGCAGAGAAATTTCGCTCGCCCATTTACAAGGGCAGAGCGATTACGCGCTCATTTATCGTTCGAACTATGTCGCGATCTACGAAAATTACGATGCATTGCCGCGCGCGTTTCTCGTTCACCACGCGCGCGTTGCCGACGACAAAACCGCGCTGAAAGAAATGTCGCGCGCGACGTTCCAGCCGCGGGAGACGCTCATCCTAAGCGATGGCGCGCCGCTCGACGCGGGTGGCGCGCAAACGGCGAACGAGTCGGCGCGAATTGTCGAAAATAAACCTGAGCGCGTCGTTGTCACCGCGCGCGTCGAAACCGATGCGTATCTCTTGCTCACCGATTCGTGGTATCCAGGTTGGATCGCGCGCGTGGATGGATTTCCTACGCCGATTCAGCGCGCCGATTACATTTTCCGCGCGGTGCGTCTTGCGCCCGGCGAGCATCGCATCGAATTTGAGTATCGTCCATCGTCGCTGTACTTGGGCGCGGGAATCAGCGCGATCGCATTATTGATCGTGATTGGCGCGTTTGTTGGGTCGCGGCGATTTAGTGTATAA
- a CDS encoding TIGR00159 family protein, with the protein MSALGELISRFTLSSLLDILLVALVIYGLFYLIQGTRAVQLLRGILFVVFLAVLASTIFQLTAFNWLIRNSIPALLVAIPVVFQPELRRALERLGRPGMLLTRRNFSVSHVITTITRAASELAEQRCGALIVLEGTTGLQDFVDTGVMLDAQLSADLLLSIFFKNAALHDGAVIVRDDRIVAATCMLPLSENNSLSRELGTRHRAALGVTEGTDAIAVVVSEETGAISVAHNGRLVRRLDEGELGRLLRRLYHPTPNNHRWLKRNDAEKK; encoded by the coding sequence TTGAGCGCGCTCGGCGAACTGATCTCGCGTTTCACTCTCTCCAGTCTGCTCGATATTCTCCTCGTCGCGCTAGTCATCTACGGTTTGTTCTATCTCATTCAAGGCACGCGCGCGGTGCAACTTTTGCGCGGCATTTTGTTCGTCGTCTTTCTCGCCGTGCTCGCGAGCACCATCTTTCAGCTCACCGCGTTCAATTGGCTCATTCGCAATTCGATTCCCGCGTTGCTCGTCGCGATTCCGGTCGTGTTTCAACCGGAATTGCGCCGCGCGTTGGAACGCCTGGGACGACCAGGGATGTTGCTGACGCGGCGTAATTTTTCCGTGTCGCACGTGATAACGACGATCACCCGCGCGGCGAGCGAACTCGCCGAACAACGCTGCGGCGCGCTGATCGTGCTCGAAGGGACGACGGGCTTGCAGGATTTCGTGGATACCGGGGTGATGCTCGACGCGCAACTTTCCGCCGATTTGCTTCTTTCGATTTTTTTCAAGAACGCCGCGCTGCACGACGGCGCGGTGATCGTGCGCGATGATCGCATCGTCGCGGCGACGTGCATGTTACCCTTGTCGGAAAATAATTCACTCAGCCGCGAATTGGGCACGCGGCATCGCGCCGCGTTGGGTGTGACCGAAGGCACGGACGCGATTGCGGTGGTCGTGTCCGAAGAAACCGGCGCAATTTCGGTCGCGCATAACGGTCGCCTGGTGCGCCGGCTCGACGAAGGCGAGCTGGGACGACTTTTGCGCCGCCTGTATCATCCAACGCCGAACAATCATCGGTGGCTCAAACGCAACGACGCGGAGAAAAAATAA